A single region of the Halorussus salinus genome encodes:
- a CDS encoding bifunctional helix-turn-helix transcriptional regulator/GNAT family N-acetyltransferase, whose amino-acid sequence MKFSETLEFDHEDRKRIYEYVESHGEVDADEARDVLHVDPGGFRHHVAILKRDGYLEEHDGMLRASFDEGTAEEYDVDGIEFTIRPARQEDLAGIVGAIRRVAEQGSYIVAESVADEIDHDEALLRHNEIESRMFFVATVGGEARGDSDGSTGVRPGDEVVGWVHLYAPELDKLAHTAELTVGVLDEYQGHGIGSHLLARGLEWAGSNGYEKVYQSAPSTNEYAIGFLKDHGWETEAVREDHYKIGGEYVDEVMMAVEL is encoded by the coding sequence ATGAAGTTTTCAGAAACGCTCGAATTCGACCACGAGGACCGGAAACGAATCTACGAGTACGTCGAGAGCCACGGCGAGGTGGATGCAGACGAGGCCCGCGACGTGTTACACGTGGACCCCGGCGGGTTCCGCCACCACGTCGCCATCCTCAAACGCGACGGCTATCTGGAGGAACACGACGGGATGTTACGGGCCTCCTTCGACGAGGGCACGGCCGAGGAGTACGACGTAGACGGTATCGAGTTCACCATCCGGCCTGCGCGACAGGAGGACCTCGCGGGCATCGTCGGCGCGATTCGCCGGGTCGCAGAACAGGGCAGTTACATCGTCGCCGAGAGCGTCGCCGACGAGATAGACCACGACGAGGCGCTGTTGCGCCACAACGAAATCGAATCCCGGATGTTCTTCGTCGCCACGGTCGGCGGCGAGGCGCGCGGCGACTCGGACGGTTCGACCGGCGTCCGGCCGGGAGACGAGGTGGTCGGGTGGGTCCACCTCTACGCGCCGGAACTCGACAAGTTGGCCCACACCGCGGAGTTGACCGTCGGCGTGCTGGACGAGTATCAAGGACACGGCATCGGGAGCCACCTGCTGGCGCGCGGACTGGAGTGGGCCGGGTCGAACGGCTACGAGAAAGTCTACCAGAGCGCGCCCTCGACAAACGAGTACGCCATCGGGTTCCTGAAAGACCACGGCTGGGAGACCGAGGCGGTCCGCGAGGACCACTACAAGATAGGCGGCGAGTACGTGGACGAAGTGATGATGGCCGTCGAGTTGTAA
- a CDS encoding FAD-dependent monooxygenase — protein MTDEHEHYEAVVVGAGPGGAAAAAVLARNGVETLVLERGVEAGSKNVTGGLVYAEESAPYTVDALFPDFREEATERPVTDYYLHNVAGEKVETFDITDLHEHDTAWSDAVLRRRMDSWMADRVHEMASETGGGLLTDVRVNGLLRERGEIVGVTCDELDPIRADLVVAADGVNSELARDAGLMDWEEPEEWFQGVKAVVDVPPEIIAERFGVADDEGEAHLFSGDLFQDVRGGGFVYTNEDSLSIGSVFHLDSIVEQEAEPHQLLDNLLTHPLLADWLEGHYDEVEYSAKLVPDSKKAANPSPHEGRLLVVGDAAGQMQAQGPIIKGMNHAVSAGALAGEAFAEAKLRGKPEQAGDLYERKLRDEGVMGKLRPKGYRVASALGERDAVADLTDSLVSSSVGRLGVRLLGGAGLLEDLYSSPYLSQIVPDTQTPYVTLPTVIAEELGERVTGEADFEPKDLATRIGDLTYDTDVGNPHIELRDNSVEASGAAVTACPVSARDFGGGCYREETVKTNGSEQKRVSLDTQPCVECGTCAVVADTDWEHPRGGKGVEYKEG, from the coding sequence ATGACTGACGAACACGAACACTACGAGGCGGTCGTGGTCGGGGCCGGACCCGGCGGGGCCGCCGCCGCGGCGGTACTGGCGCGAAACGGCGTGGAGACGCTGGTCCTCGAACGCGGGGTCGAAGCCGGGTCGAAGAACGTGACGGGCGGACTCGTCTACGCCGAGGAGTCCGCGCCCTACACCGTGGACGCGCTCTTCCCGGACTTCCGCGAGGAGGCCACGGAACGCCCCGTCACCGACTACTACCTGCACAACGTCGCGGGCGAGAAGGTCGAGACCTTCGACATCACGGACCTCCACGAACACGACACCGCGTGGTCCGACGCGGTGCTTCGCCGGAGGATGGACTCGTGGATGGCCGACCGCGTCCACGAGATGGCCAGCGAGACCGGCGGCGGACTCCTGACCGACGTGCGGGTGAACGGCTTGCTCCGCGAACGCGGGGAAATCGTCGGCGTCACCTGCGACGAACTCGACCCGATTCGGGCCGACCTCGTGGTCGCGGCCGACGGCGTGAACTCGGAGTTGGCCCGCGACGCGGGCCTGATGGACTGGGAGGAGCCAGAGGAGTGGTTCCAAGGCGTCAAGGCGGTCGTGGACGTGCCCCCGGAAATCATCGCCGAGCGGTTCGGCGTCGCCGACGACGAGGGCGAGGCCCACCTGTTCTCGGGGGACCTGTTCCAAGACGTGCGCGGCGGCGGGTTCGTCTACACCAACGAGGACTCGCTGTCTATCGGCTCGGTGTTCCACCTCGACAGCATCGTGGAACAGGAGGCCGAACCCCACCAATTGCTCGACAACCTGCTGACCCATCCCCTGCTCGCCGACTGGCTGGAGGGCCACTACGACGAAGTGGAGTACAGCGCGAAGCTGGTGCCCGACTCGAAGAAGGCCGCGAACCCCTCGCCCCACGAGGGGCGACTCCTCGTCGTCGGCGACGCGGCGGGCCAGATGCAAGCGCAGGGTCCCATCATCAAGGGGATGAACCACGCCGTCTCGGCCGGGGCGCTCGCGGGCGAGGCGTTCGCCGAGGCCAAACTGCGCGGCAAACCCGAGCAGGCTGGCGACCTCTACGAGCGAAAGCTCCGCGACGAGGGCGTCATGGGCAAACTCCGGCCGAAAGGGTATCGGGTCGCCAGCGCGCTCGGCGAGCGCGACGCCGTGGCCGACCTGACCGACTCGCTGGTCTCGTCGTCGGTCGGTCGCCTCGGCGTGCGCCTGCTCGGCGGGGCGGGTCTCCTCGAAGACCTCTACTCCTCGCCGTACCTCTCCCAAATCGTGCCCGACACCCAGACGCCGTACGTCACTTTGCCGACCGTCATCGCCGAGGAGCTAGGCGAGCGTGTCACCGGCGAGGCCGACTTCGAACCGAAGGACCTCGCGACGCGCATCGGCGACCTGACCTACGATACCGACGTGGGCAACCCCCACATCGAGCTACGGGACAATTCGGTGGAAGCCAGCGGCGCGGCCGTCACCGCCTGCCCGGTCAGCGCGCGGGACTTCGGCGGCGGCTGTTACCGCGAGGAGACCGTCAAGACCAACGGGAGCGAACAGAAGCGCGTCAGCCTCGACACCCAGCCCTGCGTCGAGTGTGGCACCTGCGCCGTGGTCGCCGACACCGACTGGGAACACCCGCGAGGAGGCAAGGGCGTCGAGTACAAGGAGGGGTAG
- a CDS encoding DUF5800 family protein — protein MTTLAFDEDGVDVVYEGTEFRLSKDLIEGATGKSYFDVTDHEVLRIVEKDPELAGEARRIGDILR, from the coding sequence ATGACGACGCTCGCGTTCGACGAGGACGGCGTGGACGTGGTGTACGAGGGCACGGAGTTTCGCCTCTCGAAGGACCTCATCGAAGGGGCGACCGGCAAGTCCTACTTCGACGTGACCGACCACGAGGTGCTTCGAATCGTCGAGAAGGACCCGGAACTGGCTGGCGAGGCCCGACGCATCGGCGATATCCTGCGATAG
- a CDS encoding polymer-forming cytoskeletal protein: protein MPLGSDPLDELAIPDGTTVEEHDLVTDGDVIVGGQSTVEFGVRGHNVIAGERVQFGGHIEAEADCRLDMWSDVRDNVLVGRDAYLGERVHVGGRLMVSGDLDIGDDVDIEEGFEANGWIVIRNPMPTIVFVFVYLQQLLRIGEEEAAEEVFSELLENEEVEADPVVVPRNGHVSDDSWRVSTPATIGDDCRLHGNIRAESIAIGQRNDVFGSLRARGDIAVGESTVIHGDVTTRNGTVELADDVEVRGDVSCEDLHFHEGAIVDGTMRASGEMSMVKAGTHEHIAADGDGGRKRYHGDDDDDTGSETGAVAAGSAAADGTAESVGTTDSGVERADESESAAEGESASETDSTSETDSTSETDGDASATESPTDD, encoded by the coding sequence GTGCCGCTTGGTTCGGACCCCTTGGACGAACTCGCCATCCCGGACGGGACGACAGTCGAGGAGCACGACCTCGTGACCGACGGCGACGTAATCGTCGGCGGCCAGAGTACGGTCGAGTTCGGCGTCCGAGGCCACAACGTCATCGCCGGGGAGCGCGTCCAGTTCGGCGGCCACATCGAGGCCGAGGCCGACTGTCGCCTCGACATGTGGTCGGACGTGCGGGACAACGTGCTGGTGGGCCGGGACGCCTACCTCGGCGAGCGCGTCCACGTCGGCGGTCGCCTAATGGTCAGCGGCGACCTCGACATCGGCGACGACGTGGACATCGAGGAGGGGTTCGAGGCCAACGGGTGGATAGTCATCCGGAACCCGATGCCGACCATCGTCTTCGTGTTCGTCTACCTCCAGCAACTGCTTCGCATCGGCGAGGAGGAAGCCGCCGAGGAGGTCTTCTCGGAACTCCTCGAAAACGAGGAGGTCGAAGCCGACCCGGTCGTCGTCCCGCGGAACGGCCACGTCTCCGACGACTCGTGGCGGGTCTCGACCCCCGCGACCATCGGCGACGACTGCCGACTCCACGGTAACATCCGCGCCGAGTCCATCGCAATCGGCCAGCGCAACGACGTGTTCGGGAGTCTCCGAGCGCGCGGCGACATCGCCGTCGGCGAGAGTACGGTCATCCACGGCGACGTGACGACCCGGAACGGGACCGTCGAACTCGCGGACGACGTGGAGGTCCGGGGCGACGTGTCCTGCGAAGACCTCCACTTCCACGAGGGTGCGATAGTGGACGGGACGATGCGCGCGAGCGGCGAGATGTCGATGGTCAAGGCCGGGACTCACGAACACATCGCCGCGGACGGCGACGGCGGCCGGAAGCGATACCACGGCGACGACGACGACGATACGGGAAGCGAGACCGGAGCCGTCGCCGCCGGAAGCGCGGCGGCCGACGGGACCGCCGAGAGCGTCGGGACGACCGACTCCGGCGTCGAACGCGCAGACGAGAGCGAGTCGGCCGCCGAAGGCGAGTCAGCCTCCGAGACCGATTCGACCTCCGAGACCGATTCGACCTCCGAGACCGACGGCGACGCTTCGGCGACCGAATCGCCCACCGACGACTGA
- a CDS encoding electron transfer flavoprotein subunit beta/FixA family protein, giving the protein MHSVVLTKGVPDFREGQVSFDEDGHLERGATPTVMNPNDEFALQAALQTKVKQGGRVSVMSMGPPGYESVLEEAMGVYADDLYLLSDREMAAADTWSTAITLSGGIEKIAEEDGQSGEPDLVFAGFKTADGETGQTGPQTSWCLDRPIVTHVISLDVDEEAGRLRAKRLVEGDVDEIETVEAPLPAFVVTDPEFEPSYRRAEHRLRHKRLVAETEERVAEYEDHLTTWSAEDLDLDPDFIGLDGSPTIVSGVDPIPKAPSEREATTMTPDDEEGMAELLETMRPMAGGD; this is encoded by the coding sequence ATGCACTCGGTAGTTCTCACGAAGGGCGTGCCGGACTTCAGGGAGGGACAGGTGTCGTTCGACGAGGACGGCCACCTCGAACGCGGCGCGACCCCCACGGTGATGAACCCCAACGACGAGTTCGCCTTGCAGGCCGCGCTTCAGACCAAGGTCAAGCAGGGCGGACGAGTCAGCGTGATGAGCATGGGGCCGCCGGGCTACGAGAGCGTGCTGGAGGAGGCGATGGGCGTCTACGCCGACGACCTCTATCTCCTCTCGGATCGGGAGATGGCCGCGGCCGACACGTGGTCCACGGCCATCACCCTCTCGGGCGGCATCGAGAAGATAGCCGAGGAAGACGGTCAATCGGGCGAACCCGACCTCGTGTTCGCGGGATTCAAGACCGCGGACGGCGAGACCGGCCAGACCGGCCCGCAGACCAGTTGGTGTCTCGACAGGCCCATCGTGACCCACGTCATCTCGCTGGACGTGGACGAGGAGGCCGGGCGACTCCGCGCCAAGCGACTCGTGGAGGGCGACGTGGACGAGATAGAGACCGTCGAGGCTCCCCTGCCCGCGTTCGTCGTGACCGACCCCGAGTTCGAGCCGTCGTATCGGCGGGCCGAACACCGACTCAGACACAAGCGACTCGTGGCCGAGACCGAGGAACGCGTCGCGGAGTACGAGGACCACCTCACGACGTGGAGCGCCGAGGACCTCGATTTGGACCCCGACTTCATCGGTCTCGACGGCTCGCCGACCATCGTCTCGGGCGTGGACCCGATTCCGAAGGCTCCCTCCGAGCGCGAGGCGACGACGATGACCCCCGACGACGAGGAGGGAATGGCGGAACTCCTCGAAACGATGCGGCCGATGGCGGGAGGTGACTGA
- a CDS encoding dodecin family protein: MTAVKIIKVLGTSEEGWEQAAHEAVEQASHTIDDIHGIEVEDWTADVENGEIQEYKTTVEVAFPVHEQQ; the protein is encoded by the coding sequence ATGACGGCAGTGAAAATCATCAAAGTTCTCGGGACTTCCGAGGAGGGATGGGAGCAGGCCGCTCACGAAGCGGTCGAGCAGGCGAGCCACACCATCGACGACATCCACGGCATCGAGGTCGAAGACTGGACCGCCGACGTGGAGAACGGCGAGATTCAGGAGTACAAGACCACCGTCGAGGTCGCGTTCCCGGTCCACGAACAGCAGTAA
- a CDS encoding electron transfer flavoprotein subunit alpha/FixB family protein, whose translation MADDTDLDPSEYTVEQLEEKLAAADDPATLDAALAAEQEGKDRKTAREAIQARIDELEDSTEGGETAADAEDGEAADTDHDEEYADEGGTDAPEEAGDAEQGEVAPDAGEVSYEVERQSRDKKHVRALKGGEYGDMWVYCETQGGELLDVSKEMLGKARELMDAYNDEYESERVVGLLVGDADATTDLADEVIAYGADVAVYHEDDRLQRFRHKPYTEIVADMARGGAEPPNWATGDPGTEPTAEWRDYDKPRYFLFPATNNGRDLSAQVQAELDSGLASDCSGLFIEEELISNPVKTGEPGEKVEFERVLHMKRPDFSGFEYSTILCLDNPGREFHPQGCSVIPGSFDPIDPDYDREGEVIEHDLALADDWFRVDVTEFDRLDEGVDLTGHEVVVALGRGIGDDPTKGIELGLDLVDAFEDAALGLSRGVVTASYDVDGHVANYVAEERQIGETGQEVAPTLYVAAGISGAVQHKVGMDESDTIVAINTDPDARIRDFSDYYVEGDLFEVLPRLTDSIEAGELKATAEVSDD comes from the coding sequence GTGGCCGACGATACCGACCTCGACCCGAGCGAGTACACCGTCGAGCAACTGGAGGAGAAACTCGCGGCGGCCGACGACCCCGCGACGCTCGACGCCGCGCTCGCGGCCGAACAGGAAGGCAAGGACCGCAAGACGGCCAGAGAGGCGATTCAGGCCCGCATCGACGAGTTAGAGGACTCGACCGAGGGCGGGGAGACCGCGGCCGACGCCGAGGATGGGGAGGCCGCCGACACCGACCACGACGAGGAGTACGCCGACGAGGGCGGCACCGACGCGCCCGAGGAAGCCGGTGACGCCGAACAGGGCGAAGTGGCTCCTGACGCGGGCGAAGTCAGCTACGAGGTCGAACGCCAGTCCCGCGACAAGAAGCACGTCCGGGCGCTGAAGGGCGGCGAGTACGGGGACATGTGGGTCTACTGCGAGACCCAAGGCGGCGAACTGCTGGACGTGTCCAAGGAGATGCTGGGGAAGGCCCGCGAGCTGATGGACGCGTACAACGACGAGTACGAATCGGAGCGCGTGGTCGGCCTCCTCGTCGGCGACGCCGACGCGACGACCGACCTCGCCGACGAGGTAATCGCGTACGGCGCGGACGTGGCCGTCTACCACGAGGACGACCGTCTCCAGCGGTTCCGCCACAAGCCGTACACCGAAATCGTCGCCGACATGGCCCGCGGCGGGGCCGAACCGCCCAACTGGGCGACCGGCGACCCCGGCACCGAACCGACCGCCGAGTGGCGCGACTACGACAAGCCCCGCTACTTCCTCTTCCCGGCGACGAACAACGGCCGGGACCTCTCGGCGCAGGTGCAGGCCGAACTCGACTCCGGCCTCGCGTCGGACTGCTCCGGACTCTTCATCGAGGAGGAACTGATATCCAACCCGGTCAAGACCGGCGAACCCGGCGAGAAGGTCGAGTTCGAGCGCGTCCTGCACATGAAGCGCCCGGACTTCTCGGGGTTCGAGTACTCCACGATTCTGTGTCTCGACAACCCCGGCCGGGAGTTCCACCCGCAGGGCTGTTCGGTGATTCCGGGGAGCTTCGACCCCATCGACCCGGATTACGACCGGGAGGGCGAGGTAATCGAACACGACCTCGCGCTCGCCGACGACTGGTTCCGCGTGGACGTGACCGAGTTCGACCGACTGGACGAGGGCGTCGATTTGACCGGCCACGAGGTCGTCGTAGCCCTCGGCCGGGGCATCGGCGACGACCCGACGAAGGGAATCGAACTCGGCTTGGACCTCGTAGACGCCTTCGAGGACGCCGCGCTCGGTCTCTCGCGGGGCGTGGTCACGGCCTCCTACGACGTGGACGGCCACGTCGCCAACTACGTCGCCGAGGAGCGCCAAATCGGCGAGACCGGCCAAGAGGTCGCGCCGACTCTCTACGTCGCGGCCGGAATCTCGGGCGCGGTCCAGCACAAGGTCGGGATGGACGAGTCGGACACCATCGTCGCCATCAACACCGACCCCGACGCTCGGATTCGGGACTTCAGCGACTACTACGTCGAGGGCGACCTGTTCGAGGTGCTTCCCCGCCTCACCGACTCCATCGAGGCGGGCGAACTGAAAGCGACGGCGGAGGTAAGCGATGACTGA